In Phocoena phocoena chromosome 7, mPhoPho1.1, whole genome shotgun sequence, the genomic window TAAAGAATCTACTGATGGATCTTGCCCATCCCAATTATTACTATGATGTTTGCGTAATAGAGATTTTCTATTCggaaggaattttttaaatgtgactaaATTTTCCAGAGATTCTAAGTAAGCCTGTAAAATCAGGGGGGTGTGGGAggagtgttttgttttatttatttaaaacaaatttttttaagattcatcttTGAAAACACCAGTTCAGAGCTGTGTCTACTTCTGTATGTGCTGATGGTTGAATTAGGAGGGTGATAGTGAAGTAGATGAACTCTTGCGCTTTCTTTCTAATATTGCCCACTTGAGAGAATTCTAAATCTAAAGGCACCTTCtaagttttaaatttgaattttatctttagAGCTAACACATGAGTTTCTACAAATATTGGAGAAAACGCCTAGTAGGTTGAAGAGGATTCGAAACTGGAGGGTAAGAGAATTGGCGGGTTTTTAGAACATCAATTTGTTAACTACGTAGCTAATCAGTTTGAATTTTTGTGGTTAAATATTCTTATTTCCAGTATTCGTAAGTAATTACAGTGTTTCGTAAGCTACCCATAATTTATTCAACTACGGTGTCCAGTAGACTTTGctataaatactttataaattccttatttaattctcatagtgATTACCGTGGAAATAGTCTCCTCACTTTACAAACAGGGAAATTAAAGCTTAGACGAGTTAAATTCCTTTCTCAAATGCTGGGCTAGGATTTAGTCTGCATCTAATTTAAAACCAGTGCTTTCAACTATTTATATCCTTTTTATGCCTCTAAATAAGATATTTATTTACTGGCAACATAAAGTGAAACCCCAGGtgattttatttccatgtatTTAATATAGAATTTTTATAAGCAAAGAAATTTGTATTAAATTCCTTTGCTGTCATTGcttcttctgtgttttatttaaatagGCTAATCAGGCGGCTAAGAAACCAAAAGTAGATGGACAAGTATCAGAAACACCACTTCTTGGTTCATCTTTGGTCCAGAATTCCATTTTAGTAGATAGTGTTACTGGTGTGCCTACCAACCCAAGTTTTCAGAAACCATCTACATCAACATTCCCTGCACCAGTACCTCtaaattcaggaaatatttctGTTCAAGACAGCCATGCATCTGATAATTTGTCAGTGCTAGCAACAGGAATGCCAAGTACCTCATATGGTTTGTCATCACACCAAGAATGGCCTCAACATCAAGAGTCGGCAAGGACAGAACAGATATATTCACAGAAACAggagacatctttgtctggtagCCAGTACAGCATCAACTTCCAGCAGGCACCTTCTGTATCACTGCATTCAGGACTACATCACAGACCTGACAAAATTTCTGACCATTCTTCTATTAAGCAAGATTATACTCATAAAGCAGGAAGCAGTAAACACCATGGGCCAAGTTCTGCTACTCCTGGAGTAATTCCTCAGAAAATGTCTTTagataaatacagagaaaaacgTAAGCTAGAAACCCTTGATCTGGATGCAAGGGATCATTATATAGCTGCCCAGGTAGAACAGCAACACAAACATGTACAGTCCCAGGCAGCCAGCAGCAGTTCTGTAACCTCtcccattaaaatgaaaattcccaTTACAAATGCtgaaaaacctgaaaaatataTGGCAGATAAGAAGGAAAAGAGTGGATCGCTGAAATTACGGATTCCAATACCACCCACTGATAAAAGTGTCAGTAAAGAAGAactgaaaatgaagataaaagttTCTTCCTCAGAAAGACACAGCTCTTCTGATGAAGGCAGTGGGAAGAGCAAGCATTCCAGCCCGCATATTAGTAGGGACCATAAGGAGAAGCACAAGGAGCATCCTTCCAACCGCCACCACCCCAGCAGTCACAAGTATACCCACTCATACAGTGGCAGCAGCAGTGGTGGCAGCAAGCACAGTGCTGATGGGATACCACCCGCTGTTCTGAGGAGTCCTGTTGGCCTGAGCAGTGATGGCATTTCCTCTAGTTCCAGCTCTTCAAGGAAGAAGCTGCATATCAATGATGCATCTCACAACCATCACTCCAAAATGAGCAAAAGTTCCAAAAGTTCAGGTAGTTCATCTAGTTCTTCCTCCTCTGTTAAGCAGTATGTATCCTCTCACAACTCTGTTTTTAACCATCCCttaccccctcctccccctgtcACATACCAGGTGGGCTACGGACATCTCAGCACCCTCGTGAAACTGGACAAGAAGCCAGTGGAGACCAACGGTCCTGATGTCAATCACGAGTACAGTACAAACAGCCAGCATATGGACTACAAAGACACATTCGACATGCTGGACTCGCTGTTAAGTGCCCAAGGAATGAACATGTAATCATTTGTTTAGGTcaatttttcctttacttttttaatttaaaaattgttagaaTGGAAAACTTCCTCCTGATCTAGCAGTGGTAACACCTGCTGTTACTGCCACTGCTTCAATATTTGTAAGTGCTGCTTTATTCTTCATTCTGaaaagaagagattatagtaaacAAGTCTTTATCTCCACATATGATAGTGTTATAAATACTGTAAAAGCATGGAAGGTGCAAAACTCAGTATTTCTACAATTGCAGCTAAGAACATTAGGGTGAATGGCTGGCTGCTTCTAGGAATATAAGATGCCTCAAGCATTCGTTTATTTATAATTTGAATACTGtagctattttttgttgttgcttggcTTTTGAATGAgtgtaaattgttttcttttgtgtatttatacTCGTATGTATGATTTGCATGTCTCAATGATAAAGGGATAAAACAGTATACTGACAACTGTTTACAAGAAAGTGGAGAAAAATGTAcatacatttttgtatgtttagaTATTACCATAAATACTCAGGATTGGAGCTGCTTGTAAGTATAACAATATAcagaataactttattttatcttgtcaGAGTCCATCACTAATCTAAAACAAAGGTGGCACTTTTTCATGTTAACCTTAAACTCTAGGCCTTACTGGAAGCCACTGAAGGGGGACACTTCACTACCAGATGGGTATGCAGTGCCACAGATGGTCATTTACACTGTGAGGCACTGATTCTGCCTTCAGAGGTTCTGACCAGATTGGCTGCTGAAATAGCCCCTAATTTTCTGAAGGcttgaagaggaaaaaataaagtttacataCTCTTGATGTGAAGTGCATTTAAGTGTTTGTTGGCTTGTTGCAGTACTATAAACACAGAGCTGTTAATAATGGTTATGTAGATTACTGTGATTTGAAAACTAAATTCACAAAAACTTACATTAGTGAAGAATTAGTAAGTCTTTTTCTTAAATAGAGAACTTTAACACTACGTATTTTAACAGTAAACAGGAATCGCTTTTCCTTTAGTGTTCAGAAGGACACCATGTTCTTAAACATACTCCTCCCCTGAAGCGTGTTTGTGTGTGATGccatatttctttttcaggtaaatgcAGTCTtccttataaaaatgaaattaaacttattgctctttcagttcttttatattctaacaataaataaaacaaaaagatcacTGACTGTGCATTGTACCTGTATTTATAGCTTATGGTTGTTAACAGGAAgctcactgagaaaaaaaaaaggtaagcctCCAGGTAAACAGCTAGTGGAGGTTTTATATTTGTTTGCACATCTCAGTATATTCCTGTTGAAGTCAAGTTTGCACAGTCTTCTGACTTCGGAACAAACAATAGACTTTAACTTGTTTAAAATTTGTCTTAAATGCCGGTAACATGGCTCTGGT contains:
- the CCNT2 gene encoding cyclin-T2 isoform X1, whose amino-acid sequence is MASGRGASSRWFFTREQLENTPSRRCGVEADKELSYRQQAANLIQDMGQRLNVSQLTINTAIVYMHRFYMHHSFTKFNRNIISPTALFLAAKVEEQARKLEHVIKVAHACLHPLEPLLDTKCDAYLQQTQELVLLETIMLQTLGFEITIEHPHTDVVKCTQLVRASKDLAQTSYFMATNSLHLTTFCLQYKPTVIACVCIHLACKWSNWEIPVSTDGKHWWEYVDPTVTLELLDELTHEFLQILEKTPSRLKRIRNWRANQAAKKPKVDGQVSETPLLGSSLVQNSILVDSVTGVPTNPSFQKPSTSTFPAPVPLNSGNISVQDSHASDNLSVLATGMPSTSYGLSSHQEWPQHQESARTEQIYSQKQETSLSGSQYSINFQQAPSVSLHSGLHHRPDKISDHSSIKQDYTHKAGSSKHHGPSSATPGVIPQKMSLDKYREKRKLETLDLDARDHYIAAQVEQQHKHVQSQAASSSSVTSPIKMKIPITNAEKPEKYMADKKEKSGSLKLRIPIPPTDKSVSKEELKMKIKVSSSERHSSSDEGSGKSKHSSPHISRDHKEKHKEHPSNRHHPSSHKYTHSYSGSSSGGSKHSADGIPPAVLRSPVGLSSDGISSSSSSSRKKLHINDASHNHHSKMSKSSKSSGSSSSSSSSVKQYVSSHNSVFNHPLPPPPPVTYQVGYGHLSTLVKLDKKPVETNGPDVNHEYSTNSQHMDYKDTFDMLDSLLSAQGMNM
- the CCNT2 gene encoding cyclin-T2 isoform X3 — its product is MLLKIFSSIENDGALVIFVSTSKDLAQTSYFMATNSLHLTTFCLQYKPTVIACVCIHLACKWSNWEIPVSTDGKHWWEYVDPTVTLELLDELTHEFLQILEKTPSRLKRIRNWRANQAAKKPKVDGQVSETPLLGSSLVQNSILVDSVTGVPTNPSFQKPSTSTFPAPVPLNSGNISVQDSHASDNLSVLATGMPSTSYGLSSHQEWPQHQESARTEQIYSQKQETSLSGSQYSINFQQAPSVSLHSGLHHRPDKISDHSSIKQDYTHKAGSSKHHGPSSATPGVIPQKMSLDKYREKRKLETLDLDARDHYIAAQVEQQHKHVQSQAASSSSVTSPIKMKIPITNAEKPEKYMADKKEKSGSLKLRIPIPPTDKSVSKEELKMKIKVSSSERHSSSDEGSGKSKHSSPHISRDHKEKHKEHPSNRHHPSSHKYTHSYSGSSSGGSKHSADGIPPAVLRSPVGLSSDGISSSSSSSRKKLHINDASHNHHSKMSKSSKSSGSSSSSSSSVKQYVSSHNSVFNHPLPPPPPVTYQVGYGHLSTLVKLDKKPVETNGPDVNHEYSTNSQHMDYKDTFDMLDSLLSAQGMNM
- the CCNT2 gene encoding cyclin-T2 isoform X2; the protein is MASGRGASSRWFFTREQLENTPSRRCGVEADKELSYRQQAANLIQDMGQRLNVSQLTINTAIVYMHRFYMHHSFTKFNRNIISPTALFLAAKVEEQARKLEHVIKVAHACLHPLEPLLDTKCDAYLQQTQELVLLETIMLQTLGFEITIEHPHTDVVKCTQLVRASKDLAQTSYFMATNSLHLTTFCLQYKPTVIACVCIHLACKWSNWEIPVSTDGKHWWEYVDPTVTLELLDELTHEFLQILEKTPSRLKRIRNWRANQAAKKPKVDGQVSETPLLGSSLVQNSILVDSVTGVPTNPSFQKPSTSTFPAPVPLNSGNISVQDSHASDNLSVLATGMPSTSYGLSSHQEWPQHQESARTEQIYSQKQETSLSGSQYSINFQQAPSVSLHSGLHHRPDKISDHSSIKQDYTHKAGSSKHHGPSSATPGVIPQKMSLDKYREKRKLETLDLDARDHYIAAQVEQQHKHVQSQAASSSSVTSPIKMKIPITNAEKPEKYMADKKEKSGSLKLRIPIPPTDKSVSKEELKMKIKVSSSERHSSSDEGSGKSKHSSPHISRDHKEKHKEHPSNRHHPSSHKYTHSYSGSSSGGSKHSADGIPPAVLRSPVGLSSDGISSSSSSSRKKLHINDASHNHHSKMSKSSKSSGGLRTSQHPRETGQEASGDQRS